The Cryptococcus neoformans var. grubii H99 chromosome 4, complete sequence genome contains the following window.
GATATGCCAATATGCTAGTCCTAACCCCTTACTCAGGTTCTAAGCCCCGCAAAATGTCTCATGCCGAAGCAGGCGCTCTCGCAGCTCGTGCCTGGGATGTTTTCGTCAACGTCGATGGCAATGCCGGGCGCACCGTCTGTCCCCTCCCTCACGCTCCCTTCAATAACGCCAGAACAACCAAAGCCGACGTTGAAGCTATTGATCAACTATCAGCAGTCGACCGTTTGGAACAGATTGGACATTTGCTCACTAATGAGGAACGGGGCGTTCTTGAGGCGTTGCTTCTTCATATCTCCGGAGGTACTCTTGAGACTACAGCCACCTGGGATCTCGTTCACTCCAATGCTCTCCAAGGACATTCTTCTGTCAACTTTGAAGAAGTATGGACTACTTACAAGCTCCGTGAGGGTCAATCTGGTCTTGCAAGAGCTATGTTCGACGAAGCTTGTATTTCAGGCTTAGACTACGCTTTCAAGACCCCGGTTGACACCATTCGTGACTTAGGAAACTTCGTCGAGATTCATACCGCTACCGGCAGTACCTTCCGAGCGACCCGAGTTATTTCAACCATCCCGCTCAATGTTCTCCATACTATCAAATTCGAACCCCCTGTGTCCCCAACACGGGCTGAAGCCTTCCGTCTTGGTCACATCAATCATATGTCCAAGATTCATGCCGAAGTCAAAGGCGATATAGCTTCTTGGTGTGGTCTGACATATCCTGCCAAATTAATGTTTGGCTACAGTGATGGACTTTATCCTAATGGGAATACTCATATTGTCACCTTTGGAGCGGATGAAACCGATGACTTCGTCCCCGAGAAGAACCCTGAGCAAGTAATTGAGGCTATGAACAAGATTCGCCCCATGGATGTCCAGCGTTTGGTGAGTGCtatgtcttcttctttcataTCCGTTTACTTGGCTAACAAATCCTTCAGGTCTTCCATAACTGGAATACCGACCCATGGTCCATGGCTGGCCCTGCGTGGTATCGGCCTGGGTATGCTACCAAGTATCAGGAAGAGCTTCAATCACGCCATGGAAATATCTTCTTTGCGTCTGCCGACTGGGCAAGGGGCTGGCGAGCTGCGATAGACGGCGCTCTTGAACAAGGCTTCTGTAATGCACAAAGCGTTTCTAGAGAGCTCCAAGGAAGGCCCTGGAAGCGAGGGTATTTTTTGCCCCTAGGTGATTCTGTTAGCGACTCAATCCCTCCCGTTGGCGCGACAGAAAACGGAACGAATGGGAAGGACGGAGTGAATGGGCTCTCCAATCATGTAAACGGCTTCTATATTTGATTTGTCAAGTTGTATTACATGCATCATAACTGTGTGACCTTGAATTGTGTCGAGATCTCCTGCACAGATGAGCCCTGCAAAAGATGTTCATGTAGCCATTTAATATAATGATAGACTTGGATCGGTCACGCGACGTTGTTTTCTTTGGGTGACAACAACTCACTAGTTTGCCCATTTGGTGGATCTTGCGAAAATTTACAGCACGCTCTTCTATGGTTGCTCAATGCTCCCAATACGAAGTTAATAATTTCCCCAGTATAATCCCTGCAAAAGATAAACACCTCACAATACACTTAATTGACTCGCCGTCCACCTCAGTACACTGTGCGATAGACATGAGCGATTGATGTAAAAGAGAGAGATTTCATTTGTGAGGCTAGAAAATTAGACTAGAAACCAGACTAGAAACCAGACCTCAGCCCGAAGTATAGAAAGTACTACCAGTTCGACATAACgtctcttcaagctcgcGCACGTGCACTCCCAGTCGATAATTATCATATGATCTCATTCAAAATACTTTTCTGGCTGGGTATGATCTATGGTCCTGTGTATAATGTAAGGGTCAAACCTCCTTCGTGAGGCAGAAACTCACTCATAATCTGCAAAAAAGTAAGGTTCTTGCTCGAGTTCCGGGAACCTGCTCTTGATGACATGGAGGAGAGTTTCGTACATGCACTACAGGCGCTGAAATCAATATGGGCCACACTCAAATAGATCAAGTCCACACACCTGGTAGCCGTCTGGTGAAAGGTGGACTCCATCACGAAGATATTTGAAAAGACCTTCTTCCAAGTCATCTGGTGATTCCTCCAGAGCAGCCTTTTCCATGGGCGTCCGTATATCGCAGAAAGCAACGTTTCCCTTCCTATCACCCGCCTCGTTGAGATTGTCCGCAAGTTCACGTGCCTTGAGGTTGTACAGCAAAGAGTGGACGGGGTCACGATCAAGGTTTATGCCGGGGTAATATTCTAGCCCCAGGTCTTTCGCCTTCCCTTTGAGAGAGTATGGCGGAGGAGACACCAGGATTATTTTGGCAGAAAGCGGTACGAGAGATACTATTTTGGCAATATTGGCCTTGTATGACTCGGGATCAATCGCTCGTGGTTCAGGTGCGAGGAGAGCATCGTTTGTCTGAAAGGCGTTAGCCAGTGTACATTCCAATCATTCAGGACACGAGAACCCACTCCGAGCAATATCACAGCAAGTCTGATGCGCTTTAGTTCAGGCATGAACAGTCGGGCCATCTCTAGGACCCATCTGCCTATGGTTGGATGTCAGTAATGAATATGGTTAACAATGACATGAAGCTCACTATTGTAACCAGAGAAACCTCGGACTACGACATCACTTATATTCGCTATCAATAACCCGTACAAGCATCCAGCTAACTTAAAGCAAGCTTGGAAGATTCATTTAAACAGAGGAGCACGAGGGGCGACTTACAATTGCCGCTGGAAATGGTTGGCGAGTTGAACTGCAAACCCTTTTTCTCCCAAAGCAAACTGTATCCGAAACCAATTAGCTCCATGCGGCTCCTTCGCTATTGCTGGTCCCTTACTTGTGTAAGAGAATCTCCGATGAGAACAATCTGGTCGATATGAGTCTTCTTGGAAGACATCTTATGAAATATGGTTTACGTAATGATTTACAAACGAGGCTCTTGTTGGTGCATGGTGCGTATTCTGGGGTTGTTCTCCTTATATTCTTGTTTTGGCATACATCGATAGGCCCTCTATGCGCTTATTATCTCAAGTCAGAGCTTACGCGGGTCCCGCTATTTGACTTTGACTACACATGGTTCGCTTGAACTATAGAAGTCCCTTATCGACGACACCCGCGGCTTAGCGGCTAAGTCCTGAACCGCAAAAATGGGAGAAATAGCGACATAAGTCAGTGTGCTGTTACCGCTTCCCTTCACAAATAGATGGATTTGTCGGGAGGCGGCTGGTCGGCTTCTGCCCACTGTTTTGGGATGAAGTTCCGCTCGCAAGTACGGTGGATGCACGTTGAACTATATAGACCACTTCAGACGTATCCATTGACGCAGCCTCTATCTCTCAAATCAATCAGGCTCCTCAATCTCAAGCCATAAAAATCCATTTTCAACcgccctcttcatcatggTCACATCCGTTGTCAGCTCAGTAAATGATAGCTTTGACGGTCTCGCTATCGCACCCGAAACCGATGTTGTCATCATTGGCGCAGGTCTTGCAGGTCTCTGTGCTGCACGTTCACTTCACGAGGCCGGGAAGCGAGTACTCGTTCTAGAAGCCAGAGGCCGAGTCAGTATGCCTTTGCATGTTTTCCTGATAAAGCTGATGAGCAATAGGTTGGTGGTAAGACTCTTACTGTGACAAGCAAGTCTGGAGGTCGCGTAGATGTCGGCGGCGCTTGGGTCAACGAGTGAGTGACAGCAATCAGGCGCAAAGATGTGCTAATACCCGCTAGGCATACCCAGCCAGAGGTCTGCAAGCTCAATAAAGAGGCAGGAAACATTCTGTTCAAACAGCGCGTCTTAGGTACCACATGCTGGGAGTTATCAGAGGACCGACAGCTTCGTTACTACGATGGTGAGTAACCTCTCGTTTCTGCAATGAAAAATTCTGATTTCTACAGACGGTGGTGTTGGTGACAACTCTCCTATCCCTcttgaaggtgaagaacTGGAAGACTACAACCGAATTTTTAAGGAGCTCGACCGCTTATCGCGAACCGTTAATCTCGAGAACCCCAACAACACCCCTGGCGCGGTCGAGTATGACTCTGTCACTGTTGCAAACTGGCTTGACCAAATGGATGCCGGCCAAATCAGCCGACTGGCTCTTATACCTCTTGTTCGAGCTTTGGTTGGCGCTGAGATGCATGAGACCCCTCTCTTCTACTTCTTGCACTACGCCAAGACTGCCAGTAAGTCGTACCTATAGGATACCCTACTTGTCACGTAACTGAATTATTGTTTACAGAGGGCTTCTTTGACTTGATTGCCGCGGATGAGACCGGTGGTCAATTCCAACGTACTCGTTACGGAAACCAGACCATGTCAACTTGGATCCAGAACcacatccttcctccagGAGCGGTCAAGCTCAATGCCGCCGCTCATCAGATCATCCAAAGCCCCGATGGAGAGTCTGTTCGAGTCATTACTCGTGACGGTCGTCAGTTCACTGGTCGACGTGTGATTTGCGCTATTCCTACACCATTGTACCCCAACATTGTCTGGCAACCATCTCTTCCGGTTGATAAGACTCTTCTGGTTCAGCGGTCTTTCCTTGGTACTTACACCAAGGTAGTTTTATTATACGAAAAGGCTTGGTGGCTTGAAGCCGGATTGTCAGGCTTTGCGCTTTCTTCCGAATGGCCCGTTTCGTTGGTCTTTGACACTTGCGACGGCTGGTATGGCTCTGACGACCCTTCTATCCGGCCTCGTCAGCACTCTTTGTCGTGTTTCGTTGTTGCCGCCAATGGTGTTGCCTTTTCGGAGCTTTCACGTGATCGAAGGGAACAAGTCGTCAAACAGCAAGTTGCTCGTATGATCGGTAGCCCTGAGTTAGTCAACAACACGATTGAGGTACTTGAGTTCCAGTGGATCAAGGAAGAGTTTAGTCAAGGTGCACCTTGCCCTGTTACCTCGACTGGAGCGTTCACACTTTACGGTGACTCGCTTGCGCGACCGCACGGGCTTATTCACTTTGCGGGTTCCGAATTTTCAGATGTCTGGAAGGGGTACATGGAAGGTGCTATCATCTCTGGCCGGAACACTGCGAAAGAAGTTTTGGAATTGCTTTGATATGATTGGAAGTGTCCTTCAAATGCATTATCACGTGTATCTTATCTTATGCACCACATAGCGAGCGAGGAGGGATCAACTGGTCCCTCGGCGATGGAAGGCAACAGGAAGTTCTCAGGACAGCTATATGTAATGGCGCATGAATTCTGCTTTATTCAATCGATCGAGTCGAAGCAATCGCCCCAATTTTGCACTCTCTACGGGGCTACTCAGACTCGGTGATTGATATAAGCTGATTTGTAAACTCCTCAAAGCGACAAGGCAAGAAACAAGAAAATGACGAAACGAAAAGATTCGATTCATGGTAGCAACTACCTTGCTTCGGCTAAACCACTGTCTGCTTGCCACGATCTGCAACTTGCGATTCGCAACAGTTTCAGCCTTTGTTGGTCCTTCAATACTTTGTCCATATCCCAGATCACGACAGCGAATGCGTTAGGCCATCGTAACATTGCAATATAGACTGGGAATttcaagaagagagatttGAGCAAGAATTGGAAATTTTCAGCACACCTCTCGGCGTTGAAAATGATGCCGCTAAAAATGTGTTCCATAATATTTCGAAGTTCAAGCCCATTGCTCGCGTATGCCGGATTCCTTAAAGATGTTATGGCGGATGCCCGCTAGCAACTTACATCCATCTCTCTGCGTTACCCGGCGATCGGAGGTGTCGCGTTGCAAAGTCGTTAAAAGTGCTCCCGGTTCGCGCCCGTTGGCAGCGGTGTTATATTTGGTCCGTGTTATTGCAGTAATTGCGACGATGCGCGTGCTACAATATGCTACAGATCATACGAATTGGCCTGCAAAGAAGATTCATCAATAAAGTATAATCAGCATTCGGAAGTCACCCAACAACGCGCTACTACCTGAATAACGGCAGTCGGCGACCACCGTTAATATGGATTCCAGATTGTACCTCGCGTCTGGAGCACGCCATGGTCGATTATAAATTCCCGATCTTTTTCAGAAATCCAGCTGTCGTCAGTTCCGAAcacatctcctcttccctccacatcttctccaaaagCATCGAAAATATGGTTGCCTCCAGATCAGCAAACATCCTTCGCTCAGTGTGTCCTGCGGTCATCTCAAGCAGGGCCTATGCAACCGCCGCTCCTGCCTTCGGCAAGGCCGTTAACGGTTTCGTTGGGGCTATCGGCAACACTCCTTTGGTGTGTCGCCTCTGTAGCCGTCTGACTCAGCTAACTTATACTTGTAGATCCGACTCAACCGTCTGTCTGAGGAAACCGGCTGTAATATCCTCGCCAAAGCCGAGTTCATGTCCCCTGGTGGCTCTATCAAAGACCGAGCTGCCCTTTACCTTGTCCAAGACGCCGAGGAGAAAGGTCTCATCCGACCTGGTGGCACTGTTGTCGAGGGTACCGCTGGTAACACTGGGATAGGTCTTGCCCATGTCTGCAGGTCCAAGGGATACAAGTGTGTCATCTACATGCCCGACACCCAATCTCAAGAGAAGATTGACTTGCTGAGGATGTTGGGTGCCGACGTCCGACCTGTCCCTGGTATATCTTATACTAGCCTGTCTTTATCAGCTTTACGCTAACAGCCGACTTGTAGCTGTCGCTTTTGACAACCCTCAGAACTACAACCACCAAGCTGCCCGATACGCTGCTTCCCTTGAGAACGCCGTCTGGACTAACCAGTTTGATAATGTCGCCAACCGAAACGCCCACATTGTCTCTACCGGTCCTGAAATCTGGGAACAAACCGATGGCGGCAAGCTCAACGCTTTCATTTGTTCTACCGGTACTGGTGGTACTCTTGCCGGTGTGACTAGGTATCTGACTGAGAAGAGTAACGGACGTGTTGAGGCTTGGTTGGCGGACCCTCCTGGAAGTGTGTTGTTCAATTTAGTTGAGAATGGTGAGATCAAGCGAGAAGGTAACGGCTCTATCACCGAGGGTAAGTCATACATATAACTTCCATCTATCCTATTTAACCCTCCTGTAAAGGTATCGGACAAGGTCGAGTCACCAACAACCTTGCCCCCgatctctctctcctgtCCGGCGCTATCCACGTGCCGGACTCTGCTTCCATTAACATGATCTACCGACTTCTTGACGAGGAAGGTCTCTATGTTGGTGCGTCCTCCGCGCTCAACGTCTGGTCCGCTGTCGAGCTCGCCAag
Protein-coding sequences here:
- a CDS encoding amine oxidase, whose protein sequence is MPPPITDDGYHWTRSTGMQQGVLHCKGVVDPPSRIDNSFLEYDVVVIGAGYAGLIAARELVQRGHSVALLEARDRVGGRTWTAEIDGYMYEMGGTWVTHWMGYLQKEMERYGMEDDLITTRTKGAGDDFYTLNVPGSKPRKMSHAEAGALAARAWDVFVNVDGNAGRTVCPLPHAPFNNARTTKADVEAIDQLSAVDRLEQIGHLLTNEERGVLEALLLHISGGTLETTATWDLVHSNALQGHSSVNFEEVWTTYKLREGQSGLARAMFDEACISGLDYAFKTPVDTIRDLGNFVEIHTATGSTFRATRVISTIPLNVLHTIKFEPPVSPTRAEAFRLGHINHMSKIHAEVKGDIASWCGLTYPAKLMFGYSDGLYPNGNTHIVTFGADETDDFVPEKNPEQVIEAMNKIRPMDVQRLVFHNWNTDPWSMAGPAWYRPGYATKYQEELQSRHGNIFFASADWARGWRAAIDGALEQGFCNAQSVSRELQGRPWKRGYFLPLGDSVSDSIPPVGATENGTNGKDGVNGLSNHVNGFYI
- a CDS encoding mango esterase — translated: MSSKKTHIDQIVLIGDSLTQFALGEKGFAVQLANHFQRQFDVVVRGFSGYNSRWVLEMARLFMPELKRIRLAVILLGTNDALLAPEPRAIDPESYKANIAKIVSLVPLSAKIILVSPPPYSLKGKAKDLGLEYYPGINLDRDPVHSLLYNLKARELADNLNEAGDRKGNVAFCDIRTPMEKAALEESPDDLEEGLFKYLRDGVHLSPDGYQCMYETLLHVIKSRFPELEQEPYFFADYETIDHTQPEKYFE
- a CDS encoding mango esterase, variant 1, which produces MARLFMPELKRIRLAVILLGTNDALLAPEPRAIDPESYKANIAKIVSLVPLSAKIILVSPPPYSLKGKAKDLGLEYYPGINLDRDPVHSLLYNLKARELADNLNEAGDRKGNVAFCDIRTPMEKAALEESPDDLEEGLFKYLRDGVHLSPDGYQCMYETLLHVIKSRFPELEQEPYFFADYETIDHTQPEKYFE
- a CDS encoding monoamine oxidase, with translation MVTSVVSSVNDSFDGLAIAPETDVVIIGAGLAGLCAARSLHEAGKRVLVLEARGRVGGKTLTVTSKSGGRVDVGGAWVNEHTQPEVCKLNKEAGNILFKQRVLGTTCWELSEDRQLRYYDDGGVGDNSPIPLEGEELEDYNRIFKELDRLSRTVNLENPNNTPGAVEYDSVTVANWLDQMDAGQISRLALIPLVRALVGAEMHETPLFYFLHYAKTAKGFFDLIAADETGGQFQRTRYGNQTMSTWIQNHILPPGAVKLNAAAHQIIQSPDGESVRVITRDGRQFTGRRVICAIPTPLYPNIVWQPSLPVDKTLLVQRSFLGTYTKVVLLYEKAWWLEAGLSGFALSSEWPVSLVFDTCDGWYGSDDPSIRPRQHSLSCFVVAANGVAFSELSRDRREQVVKQQVARMIGSPELVNNTIEVLEFQWIKEEFSQGAPCPVTSTGAFTLYGDSLARPHGLIHFAGSEFSDVWKGYMEGAIISGRNTAKEVLELL
- a CDS encoding cysteine synthase gives rise to the protein MVASRSANILRSVCPAVISSRAYATAAPAFGKAVNGFVGAIGNTPLIRLNRLSEETGCNILAKAEFMSPGGSIKDRAALYLVQDAEEKGLIRPGGTVVEGTAGNTGIGLAHVCRSKGYKCVIYMPDTQSQEKIDLLRMLGADVRPVPAVAFDNPQNYNHQAARYAASLENAVWTNQFDNVANRNAHIVSTGPEIWEQTDGGKLNAFICSTGTGGTLAGVTRYLTEKSNGRVEAWLADPPGSVLFNLVENGEIKREGNGSITEGIGQGRVTNNLAPDLSLLSGAIHVPDSASINMIYRLLDEEGLYVGASSALNVWSAVELAKRKGKGSTVVTVLCDGAYRYQARLFSRVWLESKGLVSHIPDHLQKYIVLP